The Methylobacterium currus genome contains a region encoding:
- the epmA gene encoding EF-P lysine aminoacylase EpmA, with translation MTSASPWWAPHAHADRRPRLLARNRIAASLRAWFAARDFVEVEAAILQVSPGNEAHLSAFATTAIGPDGAAHPLYLHTSPEFACKKLLAAGETRLFSLGPVYRNRERGALHHPEFTMLEWYRAGETYDGLMGDCAAFLRLAAENAGAKRFVWRGTEADPFAEPERVTVAEAFERHAGIDLLATVAPDASTDRAGLAAALVQAGIRTAPDDTWADLFSRVMVERVEPALGRGRATILCEYPIPEAALARPSPADPRVAERFELYCCGVELANAFGELTDAEEQRRRFSAEMDEKERVYGERYPLDEDFLSALAQMPEASGIALGFDRLVMLATGARRIEDVIWTPVAEYPRTETSR, from the coding sequence ATGACCTCCGCCTCGCCCTGGTGGGCCCCCCACGCCCATGCCGACCGCCGGCCGCGGCTCCTCGCCCGCAACCGCATCGCCGCTTCCTTACGCGCGTGGTTCGCGGCCCGCGACTTCGTCGAGGTCGAGGCCGCGATCCTCCAGGTCTCGCCCGGCAACGAGGCGCATCTCTCGGCCTTCGCCACCACGGCGATCGGGCCGGACGGGGCGGCTCACCCGCTCTACCTCCACACCTCGCCGGAATTCGCCTGCAAGAAGCTGCTGGCGGCGGGCGAGACCCGGCTGTTCAGCCTCGGCCCCGTCTACCGCAACCGCGAGCGCGGGGCGTTGCACCACCCGGAATTCACCATGCTCGAGTGGTACCGGGCGGGGGAGACCTATGACGGCCTGATGGGGGACTGCGCCGCCTTCCTCCGCCTCGCCGCCGAGAATGCGGGCGCCAAGCGCTTCGTCTGGCGCGGGACCGAGGCCGACCCGTTCGCCGAGCCGGAACGCGTGACCGTGGCGGAGGCCTTCGAGCGCCATGCCGGCATCGACCTCCTGGCGACGGTGGCGCCGGACGCGAGCACCGACCGGGCGGGGCTCGCCGCCGCTTTGGTCCAGGCCGGCATCCGCACCGCGCCCGACGACACCTGGGCCGACCTGTTCAGCCGGGTGATGGTCGAGCGGGTCGAGCCGGCGCTTGGCCGCGGCCGGGCGACGATCCTGTGCGAGTACCCGATCCCCGAGGCGGCCCTCGCCCGGCCGAGCCCCGCCGATCCGCGGGTGGCGGAGCGCTTCGAGCTCTATTGCTGCGGCGTCGAGCTCGCCAACGCCTTCGGGGAGCTGACCGACGCCGAGGAGCAGCGCCGGCGCTTCTCCGCCGAGATGGACGAGAAGGAGCGCGTCTACGGCGAGCGCTACCCCCTCGACGAGGACTTTTTGAGCGCCCTCGCGCAGATGCCGGAGGCGAGCGGCATCGCGCTGGGCTTCGACCGGCTCGTCATGCTGGCGACCGGCGCCCGCCGGATCGAGGACGTGATCTGGACCCCGGTCGCCGAATATCCCCGCACTGAGACGTCCCGGTGA
- the efp gene encoding elongation factor P codes for MPKVIASSLRKGNVVDKDGRLYVILSAENIHPGKGTPVTQLDMRRITDGVKVSERYRTTEQVERAYVEDREHTFLYSDGEGFHFMNPESYEQLAVPEDVIGDQAAYLQEGMAVMLSTHNGVPLAIELPQRVTLEVTDTEPVTKGQTASSSYKPATLSNGVRTLVPPHIGTGTRIVVMTADGAYVERAKD; via the coding sequence GTGCCGAAGGTCATCGCCAGCTCTCTCCGCAAAGGCAACGTCGTCGACAAGGACGGCCGGCTCTATGTGATTCTCTCCGCCGAGAACATCCATCCCGGCAAGGGCACCCCGGTGACCCAGCTCGACATGCGCCGGATCACCGACGGCGTGAAGGTCTCGGAGCGCTACCGCACCACCGAGCAGGTCGAGCGCGCCTATGTCGAGGACCGGGAGCACACCTTCCTGTACAGCGACGGCGAGGGGTTCCACTTCATGAACCCGGAATCCTACGAGCAGCTCGCGGTGCCGGAGGACGTGATCGGCGACCAGGCCGCCTACCTGCAGGAGGGCATGGCGGTGATGCTCTCGACCCATAACGGCGTGCCGCTGGCGATCGAGCTGCCGCAGCGCGTCACCCTCGAGGTGACGGATACCGAGCCGGTCACCAAGGGCCAGACCGCCTCCTCGTCCTACAAGCCGGCCACGCTCTCGAACGGCGTGCGCACCCTGGTGCCGCCGCATATCGGCACCGGCACCCGCATCGTCGTCATGACGGCGGACGGCGCCTACGTCGAGCGCGCCAAGGATTGA
- a CDS encoding DUF1624 domain-containing protein: protein MTPIQTHHPPARRLALIDLARGVALLAMALYHLTWDLGFLRLTPENAALSPVGRAAAHGIAASFLMLVGVSLVLARRRRSGWWRPYLARLGRIALAAAAISLATFFLFPGSWIFFGILHCIALSSVLALPALGAPLPLVALAAALVLAGPTLAALAGSPALLDAPGLYFLGLGTTVPTTNDYVPLFPWFGFVLAGVGLGRLGLPHLAASRAGDWAPRGRIGRVAAAAGRHSLAVYLVHQPLLLGLLYGVAAVTGPHPRAGEAPFLREYRANCAEAGGTEAACRVAARCVLVRLRDEGLWRAGGDYTGQEQARAIAVSRACFTQAGGG, encoded by the coding sequence ATCACCCCGATTCAGACTCACCATCCCCCTGCCCGGCGTCTCGCCCTCATCGACCTCGCCCGCGGCGTCGCGCTCCTGGCGATGGCGCTCTATCACCTGACCTGGGACCTCGGCTTCCTGCGGCTGACGCCCGAGAACGCCGCCCTGTCGCCGGTCGGGCGGGCAGCGGCGCATGGCATCGCGGCGAGTTTCCTGATGCTCGTCGGGGTGAGCCTCGTCCTGGCGCGGCGCCGGCGGTCCGGGTGGTGGCGCCCCTACCTGGCGCGGCTCGGGCGCATCGCCCTGGCGGCGGCCGCGATCTCGCTCGCCACCTTCTTCCTGTTCCCCGGTTCGTGGATCTTCTTCGGCATCCTGCACTGCATCGCCCTGTCGAGCGTGCTGGCGCTGCCAGCGCTCGGCGCGCCGCTGCCGCTGGTCGCGCTCGCCGCCGCCCTCGTCCTCGCCGGGCCGACGCTGGCGGCGCTCGCGGGATCGCCGGCCCTCCTCGATGCGCCGGGGCTCTACTTCCTCGGACTCGGCACCACCGTGCCGACGACGAACGACTACGTGCCGCTGTTTCCGTGGTTCGGCTTCGTGCTGGCGGGGGTGGGGCTCGGCCGGCTCGGCCTGCCGCACCTGGCGGCCTCGCGAGCCGGAGACTGGGCGCCCCGGGGCCGGATCGGGCGGGTCGCGGCGGCGGCCGGGCGGCACAGCCTCGCGGTCTATCTCGTGCACCAGCCCCTGCTGCTCGGGCTGCTCTACGGGGTCGCGGCGGTGACCGGGCCGCATCCGCGGGCCGGGGAGGCGCCGTTCCTGCGCGAGTACCGGGCGAATTGCGCCGAGGCCGGTGGGACCGAGGCGGCCTGCCGGGTGGCGGCACGCTGCGTGCTGGTGCGCCTGCGCGACGAGGGGCTGTGGCGAGCCGGCGGGGACTATACGGGGCAGGAGCAGGCCCGGGCGATCGCGGTGTCGCGGGCCTGCTTCACGCAGGCGGGCGGGGGCTAA
- a CDS encoding cold-shock protein, producing the protein MSDEYGSGPAWERPVGAFGEGARDTRPGLEAAAERPTELVEVSGRIKWFDVAKGFGFIVPDSGAPDVLLHVTCLRRDGHQSASEGARIVVEAVQRPRGWQAFRVISLDQSTATHPAELPMPRTHVTVVPTSGLETAVVKWFNRLRGFGFLSRGDGTPDIFVHMETLRRYGIAELKPGEHVMVRYGDGSKGLMAAEVRLLTETGVGAGPPSSH; encoded by the coding sequence ATGTCGGACGAGTACGGTTCAGGCCCCGCCTGGGAACGGCCGGTGGGCGCGTTCGGAGAAGGCGCGCGCGACACCCGGCCCGGGCTCGAGGCGGCGGCGGAGCGCCCGACCGAACTCGTCGAGGTCAGCGGTCGCATCAAGTGGTTCGACGTCGCGAAGGGCTTCGGCTTCATCGTGCCGGATAGCGGCGCGCCCGACGTGCTGCTCCACGTCACCTGCCTGCGCCGCGACGGCCACCAGAGCGCCAGCGAGGGCGCCCGGATCGTGGTCGAGGCGGTGCAGCGCCCCCGTGGCTGGCAGGCCTTCCGGGTGATCTCCCTCGACCAGTCGACCGCGACCCACCCGGCCGAGCTGCCGATGCCGCGCACCCACGTCACCGTGGTGCCGACGAGCGGGCTCGAGACCGCGGTCGTGAAGTGGTTCAACCGCCTGCGCGGCTTCGGTTTCCTGAGCCGCGGCGACGGCACGCCGGACATCTTCGTCCACATGGAGACCCTGCGGCGCTACGGCATCGCCGAGCTGAAGCCGGGCGAGCACGTCATGGTCCGCTACGGCGACGGCTCGAAGGGCCTGATGGCCGCCGAGGTGCGCCTCCTGACCGAGACCGGGGTGGGGGCCGGACCGCCCTCCTCCCACTAG
- a CDS encoding DUF192 domain-containing protein, which translates to MSLRFARPRAAATPRRLLAALVLLLLPSVVRADGPFEPLTIASRSGRHTFQVEVMRDDAGRAQGLMFRRTMAPDRGMLFDFERVEPVAMWMKNTYLPLDMLFIRADGTVARIATETEPLSTRTIPSGEPVLGVLELNAGTAARLGLHPGDRVEHPLFRGR; encoded by the coding sequence ATGTCGCTCCGCTTCGCACGGCCCCGGGCCGCCGCTACCCCACGCCGGCTCCTCGCTGCGCTCGTCCTCCTGCTCCTGCCGTCCGTCGTTCGCGCGGACGGCCCGTTCGAGCCGCTGACCATCGCCTCGCGCTCCGGCCGCCACACCTTCCAGGTCGAGGTGATGCGCGACGATGCCGGGCGGGCTCAGGGCCTGATGTTCCGCCGCACCATGGCGCCGGATCGCGGCATGCTGTTCGATTTCGAGCGCGTCGAGCCGGTGGCGATGTGGATGAAGAACACGTACCTGCCGCTCGACATGCTGTTCATCCGCGCCGACGGCACGGTGGCGCGCATCGCCACTGAGACCGAGCCGCTCTCGACCCGCACCATCCCGTCCGGCGAGCCGGTCCTCGGCGTGCTCGAGCTCAATGCCGGCACCGCCGCGCGCCTCGGCCTGCATCCGGGCGACAGGGTCGAGCACCCGCTGTTCCGCGGGCGCTGA